A region from the Oceanidesulfovibrio marinus genome encodes:
- a CDS encoding MaoC family dehydratase produces MFIDKYYEEYEIGESRESYGRTITESDIVIHAGQTGDFYPHHMDAEWCKTQPFGQRMAHGTLTFAIAAGLGAGDINNKSMTYGYERLRFPRPVFIGDTVHGVFSITEKKPHPRKPGYGLVTERVELKNQNDETVLVCDHVHFVECREK; encoded by the coding sequence ATGTTCATCGACAAGTATTACGAAGAGTACGAGATCGGCGAGAGCCGCGAGAGCTACGGCCGTACCATCACCGAGTCCGACATCGTCATCCACGCGGGCCAGACCGGTGATTTCTACCCCCACCACATGGATGCGGAGTGGTGCAAGACCCAGCCCTTTGGCCAGCGCATGGCCCACGGCACGCTCACCTTCGCCATCGCCGCCGGCCTGGGCGCAGGGGACATCAACAACAAAAGCATGACCTACGGCTACGAGCGGCTGCGCTTCCCCCGGCCTGTGTTCATCGGCGACACGGTCCACGGCGTCTTCAGCATTACCGAGAAGAAGCCCCACCCGCGCAAACCGGGCTACGGCCTCGTCACCGAACGCGTGGAGCTCAAGAACCAGAACGACGAAACCGTGCTGGTCTGCGACCACGTCCACTTCGTGGAATGCCGCGAGAAGTAA
- a CDS encoding Gfo/Idh/MocA family protein, with translation MHTHPADVGVSTLPPMPEKPRPVVSIGGGGIVNDAHLPAWKKAGFPVLAMYDVNADKARSTAEKWGIPSVYEDLDDLVKAGEKEGAVFDIAVPASEIMGILTHLPEGAGVLIQKPMGESIEEAREILMTCRERKLVAGINFQLRQAPFMVAAKQMAEKGLLGEVHDVEMRVVCQTPWNLWSFLFEKERMEINYHSIHYIDAVRNILGDPSGVWCKTMKHPKMMELAQTRSSIIMDYGDVVRANISTNHGHDYAPDQQECFFKIEGTKGAVKIQIGVILNYPKGSVDQFLYVLDDGKGWRTMEIEGSWFPEAFMGPMGGLQKKLEDPSFNYTNSVEDAWKTMCVVEACYESSASGATPVDYTA, from the coding sequence ATGCATACTCATCCTGCAGATGTAGGCGTCAGCACCTTGCCTCCCATGCCCGAAAAGCCGCGCCCCGTGGTCAGCATCGGCGGCGGTGGAATCGTGAACGATGCGCATCTGCCTGCCTGGAAAAAAGCCGGTTTCCCTGTCCTGGCCATGTACGACGTCAATGCCGACAAGGCCCGCAGCACTGCAGAGAAGTGGGGCATCCCCAGCGTATATGAGGACCTCGATGACCTTGTGAAGGCAGGCGAAAAGGAAGGGGCCGTGTTCGACATAGCCGTGCCCGCCTCGGAGATCATGGGCATCCTGACACACCTGCCCGAGGGCGCCGGCGTGCTCATCCAGAAGCCCATGGGGGAGAGCATCGAGGAGGCCCGGGAAATCCTCATGACCTGCCGGGAACGCAAGCTCGTGGCCGGTATCAACTTCCAGCTCCGCCAGGCCCCGTTCATGGTGGCGGCCAAACAGATGGCGGAGAAAGGGCTGCTCGGCGAGGTGCATGATGTGGAGATGCGCGTTGTCTGCCAAACGCCGTGGAACCTCTGGAGCTTCCTCTTCGAGAAGGAGCGCATGGAGATCAACTACCACAGCATCCATTACATAGACGCCGTGCGCAACATCCTGGGCGATCCCTCGGGCGTGTGGTGCAAGACCATGAAGCACCCCAAGATGATGGAGCTGGCGCAGACCCGCTCGTCCATAATCATGGACTACGGGGATGTGGTCAGGGCGAATATCTCCACCAACCACGGCCACGACTATGCCCCGGATCAGCAGGAGTGCTTCTTCAAGATCGAGGGGACCAAGGGTGCGGTCAAGATCCAGATCGGCGTCATCCTCAACTATCCCAAGGGTTCGGTGGACCAGTTCCTGTACGTGCTGGACGACGGCAAGGGCTGGCGCACCATGGAGATCGAGGGCTCCTGGTTCCCCGAGGCCTTCATGGGCCCCATGGGCGGCCTGCAGAAAAAGCTGGAGGACCCCTCCTTCAACTACACCAATAGCGTGGAAGACGCCTGGAAGACCATGTGCGTGGTGGAAGCCTGCTACGAGTCTTCGGCCTCCGGCGCGACGCCGGTCGATTACACCGCGTAG
- a CDS encoding CaiB/BaiF CoA transferase family protein — protein MATLPLQGLLVLDFSQFLAGPSAALRLADLGATVVKVERPGTGELGRSLYISDQEFDGESALFHTINRNKKSYAANLKDPEDLTRVRKLVTRADVLIENFRPGVMQRFGLDYDSVRELNPGLVYGTVTGYGTEGPWKNLPGQDLLIQARSGLAWLSGEAEQGPVPIGLSVSDIITGAHLVQGILACLVRRGVTGEGGRVEVNLLESTLDMQFELLTCHLNDGGKQPQRSAVNNANAYLGAPYGVYQTADGHLALSMGDIPKLGEIVECPKLAQYTDNKQWFVKRDEIKAVLAKHLTSQTTQYWLDRLVPMDYWCAPVLSWSELRDEAGFQALEFVQTLTRESGAEMDTTRCPIRINCDKIYSGQAAPRPGEHTDEINTTYNLT, from the coding sequence ATGGCCACATTGCCTTTGCAAGGACTGCTTGTTCTTGATTTCAGTCAGTTTCTGGCCGGACCCTCCGCTGCGTTGCGCTTGGCCGACCTTGGCGCCACGGTGGTCAAGGTCGAGCGTCCTGGAACAGGCGAGTTGGGCAGAAGTCTGTATATTTCCGATCAGGAGTTCGACGGGGAGAGTGCGCTCTTCCATACCATCAACCGCAACAAGAAGAGCTACGCCGCCAACCTCAAGGACCCCGAAGACCTGACCCGGGTCAGGAAGCTGGTGACCAGGGCCGACGTGCTCATCGAAAACTTCCGGCCCGGCGTCATGCAGCGCTTCGGTCTGGACTACGACTCGGTCAGGGAGCTCAACCCCGGGCTCGTGTACGGCACGGTCACCGGCTACGGCACCGAGGGCCCCTGGAAGAACCTGCCCGGCCAGGACCTGCTCATCCAGGCGCGCTCCGGCCTGGCCTGGCTCAGCGGAGAAGCCGAGCAGGGCCCTGTGCCCATCGGTCTGTCCGTCTCCGACATCATCACCGGCGCCCACCTGGTGCAGGGCATCCTCGCCTGCCTCGTCCGCCGTGGCGTCACAGGCGAGGGCGGCCGCGTGGAGGTCAACCTGCTGGAGTCTACCCTGGACATGCAGTTCGAGCTCCTCACCTGCCACCTCAACGACGGCGGCAAGCAGCCGCAGCGCTCGGCCGTGAACAACGCCAACGCCTATCTGGGCGCTCCCTACGGCGTGTACCAGACCGCGGACGGGCACTTGGCCCTGTCCATGGGCGACATTCCCAAGCTCGGCGAGATCGTGGAGTGTCCCAAGCTGGCCCAATACACCGACAACAAGCAGTGGTTCGTGAAGCGCGACGAGATCAAGGCCGTGCTCGCCAAACACCTCACCTCCCAGACCACCCAGTACTGGCTGGATCGCCTCGTACCCATGGACTACTGGTGCGCGCCGGTCCTGAGCTGGAGCGAGCTGCGCGACGAAGCCGGCTTCCAGGCGCTGGAGTTCGTGCAGACCCTCACCAGAGAGAGCGGGGCTGAGATGGACACGACCCGCTGCCCCATCCGGATCAACTGCGACAAGATCTACTCCGGCCAGGCCGCTCCCAGGCCCGGCGAGCACACGGACGAGATCAACACCACGTACAACCTCACATAA
- a CDS encoding TRAP transporter large permease yields MTIGIICAAMLLGFAIDLPIFVAVIGAVFLYFLTNNGAPPTIAVQRLVGSSQNLSLLAVPFFIMLGTVMNHTGITRRLLGLAEMLVGRYRGGLAQANILLSTMMGGLSASNLADCAMLTKMLLPEMERCGYSRSFAAAVTASGSLITPIIPPGIALIIYGFLADVSIGKMFMAGILPGLLCAIALMFTAYLVSVKKGYAPSRCERVTSQEFFTTLKNAVPALTLVVVIIGGIRFGVFTPTEAGAVAVAYVIGIGLFVYKEMRPRHILEALMETTRSTASVMIIIMACSALAWIFSWEQVAQNMATAITHVTTSPVLFLLMINAIFLVMGMFLEGNAILIVLVPLLKPTVEALGIDLIHFGLVIILNLSIGTLTPPVGTVMLLVTGLSGTSVLEFFKTALPFYIALIVCLLLLSFFPQITLLLPNMMN; encoded by the coding sequence ATGACGATTGGTATCATCTGCGCAGCCATGCTGTTGGGCTTCGCCATCGACCTCCCCATCTTTGTCGCCGTCATCGGCGCCGTATTTCTGTACTTCCTGACGAACAACGGCGCGCCGCCAACGATCGCCGTGCAACGTCTCGTCGGCTCGTCGCAAAACCTGTCCCTGCTCGCCGTGCCGTTCTTCATCATGCTCGGCACCGTGATGAACCACACCGGCATTACAAGGCGGCTGCTGGGGCTGGCAGAGATGCTGGTGGGCCGGTACCGCGGCGGTCTTGCCCAGGCCAACATCCTGCTGAGCACCATGATGGGCGGTCTTTCCGCGTCCAACCTCGCAGACTGCGCCATGCTCACCAAGATGCTGCTGCCAGAGATGGAGCGCTGCGGCTACAGCCGGTCGTTCGCTGCTGCAGTCACAGCGTCGGGCTCGCTCATCACGCCTATTATTCCTCCGGGCATCGCGCTCATCATTTACGGCTTTCTCGCGGATGTCTCCATCGGCAAGATGTTCATGGCCGGCATCCTGCCCGGGCTGCTGTGCGCCATTGCTCTGATGTTCACCGCGTACCTCGTGTCCGTAAAGAAAGGATACGCCCCGTCCCGGTGCGAGCGCGTCACGTCCCAGGAGTTCTTCACGACCCTGAAGAACGCCGTGCCCGCGCTGACCCTGGTGGTGGTGATCATCGGCGGTATCCGGTTCGGCGTGTTCACGCCCACGGAGGCCGGCGCCGTGGCCGTGGCCTACGTCATCGGCATCGGCCTGTTCGTCTACAAGGAGATGCGGCCGCGGCACATCCTCGAAGCGCTCATGGAGACGACCCGCTCCACGGCGTCGGTCATGATCATCATCATGGCCTGCTCGGCGCTGGCCTGGATCTTCTCGTGGGAGCAGGTGGCCCAGAACATGGCCACGGCCATTACCCATGTGACCACGAGCCCGGTCCTCTTCCTGCTGATGATCAACGCCATCTTCCTGGTCATGGGCATGTTCCTGGAGGGCAACGCCATCCTCATCGTGTTGGTGCCCTTGCTGAAGCCCACGGTGGAGGCGCTGGGTATCGACCTGATCCACTTCGGCCTGGTGATCATTCTGAACCTGTCTATCGGCACGCTTACACCCCCAGTCGGAACAGTAATGCTTCTTGTAACCGGTCTCAGCGGCACCAGTGTGCTGGAGTTCTTCAAGACGGCGCTGCCTTTTTACATCGCACTCATCGTATGCCTTCTGCTGCTGTCGTTCTTTCCGCAGATAACGCTGCTGCTGCCGAACATGATGAACTAG
- a CDS encoding L-rhamnose mutarotase, producing MSNVMRIGGVIKAKPDKIDYYKQLHAAPWPEINDMIKQCNIQNYSIYFKDDYLFSYFEYTGDDFEADMAKMAADPKTQEWWAECVPCLTPLETRKEGELWASMEEVYHLD from the coding sequence ATGTCCAACGTCATGCGCATAGGTGGAGTCATCAAGGCCAAGCCCGATAAGATCGACTACTACAAGCAGCTGCACGCCGCCCCGTGGCCCGAGATCAACGACATGATCAAGCAGTGCAACATCCAGAACTACTCGATCTATTTCAAGGACGATTACCTCTTCTCCTATTTCGAGTACACGGGCGACGACTTCGAGGCCGATATGGCCAAAATGGCCGCCGACCCCAAGACCCAGGAGTGGTGGGCCGAGTGCGTTCCCTGCCTCACCCCGCTGGAGACGCGTAAGGAAGGCGAGCTCTGGGCCTCCATGGAAGAGGTCTATCATCTGGACTAG
- a CDS encoding ABC transporter substrate-binding protein: protein MITLKGMTWDHPRGYAPLEKASELYRERHPEVEISWTRRSLQAFADRPLSLMTKEYDLLIIDHPHVGEAERDQSLLPLNGQGYDDMLEEFSRRTVGPSYASYDYHGSVWALPVDAAAQVACWRPDLLDAPPRTWDEVVALAEKGQVTMPLKPIDAMASFCTLSANIGHPVARDEGRLLDMDAGREVFEALLAVARHMEEQCFSNNPIEVLERMSRTTQFAYCPLLYGYNSYSREDVPNARIAFNDIPALGDNGPCGSMIGGAGIAVSSSCERRDVALDFAFFIMSGEAQSGFYFDAQGQPGHLDAWESDRTNRLSLDFFRNTRKTMDTCWLRPRYDGFLGFMDKAGNLVNATLRGQGDVDETLKQLEELYQASRGTRLDRDYD, encoded by the coding sequence ATGATCACGTTGAAGGGTATGACCTGGGACCATCCCCGCGGGTACGCGCCGCTGGAGAAGGCGTCCGAGCTGTACCGCGAGCGGCATCCCGAGGTGGAGATCTCCTGGACCAGGCGTTCGTTGCAGGCCTTTGCGGACCGGCCTTTGTCCCTCATGACCAAGGAGTACGACCTGCTCATCATCGACCACCCCCATGTGGGCGAGGCCGAGCGGGATCAGTCACTGCTGCCGCTCAACGGCCAGGGCTACGACGACATGCTGGAGGAGTTCTCCAGGCGCACGGTGGGCCCCTCCTATGCGAGCTACGATTACCACGGCTCGGTGTGGGCCCTGCCTGTGGACGCGGCTGCCCAGGTGGCCTGCTGGCGGCCGGATCTTCTGGACGCGCCGCCCCGGACCTGGGACGAGGTCGTGGCCCTGGCCGAGAAAGGGCAGGTGACCATGCCGCTCAAGCCTATCGACGCAATGGCCAGCTTCTGCACCCTGTCCGCCAACATTGGCCATCCCGTGGCCAGGGACGAGGGACGCCTGCTGGACATGGACGCCGGCCGCGAGGTCTTTGAGGCGCTGCTGGCCGTGGCCCGGCACATGGAAGAGCAGTGCTTTTCGAACAATCCCATCGAGGTGCTGGAGCGCATGTCCCGTACCACCCAGTTCGCCTACTGCCCGCTGCTGTATGGCTACAACAGCTACAGCCGGGAGGACGTGCCCAACGCCCGCATCGCGTTCAACGACATTCCGGCGCTCGGCGACAACGGGCCCTGCGGCTCCATGATCGGCGGCGCGGGCATTGCCGTCTCATCGAGCTGTGAGCGCCGCGACGTGGCCCTGGACTTCGCCTTTTTCATCATGAGCGGGGAAGCCCAGAGCGGCTTCTACTTTGACGCCCAGGGCCAGCCCGGCCACCTGGACGCCTGGGAGAGCGACCGCACCAACAGGCTGAGCCTGGACTTTTTCCGGAATACCCGCAAAACCATGGACACCTGCTGGCTGCGGCCCCGGTACGACGGCTTCCTCGGCTTCATGGACAAGGCCGGCAACCTGGTCAACGCGACCCTGCGCGGCCAGGGCGACGTGGACGAGACGCTGAAGCAGCTTGAGGAGCTGTACCAGGCCAGTCGAGGCACCCGCCTGGATCGCGACTACGACTGA
- a CDS encoding TRAP transporter small permease encodes MRRTDLLKIFDVVSATLLGAIMILTVAAVFQRYIMSSPIQWAEEVNGILFLWSIMLGCASAKRTNSHLTINILSSHLSGRARSILQIFLELMTIAVMALLSWYGAQLALQVKFKITNVLGFSFAYYDYAIPVGAAGVALFSIMNIYSIMKHGDIENKELAQ; translated from the coding sequence ATGCGGCGTACTGATCTTCTCAAGATATTCGATGTCGTCTCGGCCACGCTGTTGGGAGCCATAATGATCTTGACCGTGGCTGCCGTGTTTCAGCGCTACATCATGTCCAGCCCCATACAATGGGCGGAGGAAGTAAACGGCATACTCTTCCTCTGGTCGATCATGCTGGGCTGCGCATCGGCAAAGCGGACGAACTCCCATCTGACCATCAACATACTCTCTTCGCATCTTTCGGGCCGAGCCAGAAGCATTCTGCAGATCTTCCTGGAGCTAATGACCATCGCCGTCATGGCCCTGCTGAGCTGGTACGGCGCGCAGCTCGCCCTCCAGGTGAAGTTCAAGATCACCAACGTTCTCGGCTTTTCCTTCGCGTACTACGACTACGCCATTCCCGTGGGAGCCGCAGGCGTGGCGCTTTTCTCCATCATGAACATCTACAGCATCATGAAGCACGGTGACATAGAGAACAAGGAGCTGGCCCAATGA
- a CDS encoding L-rhamnose/proton symporter RhaT — protein sequence MISGFFVLLVASGFQGSFGLGMKNYRPFSWEAFWVVFSVIGILCFPILWTSLEVPHFATYIWATPSSVLWVAAACGFLWGVSAIWYGKSIDYIGLSLTVGINTGVGCSLGALIPLFILNDLPSTNSMVILLLGMAVMLVGVGVITKAGLLKDKQGKTDASVTLNEKFMVGLLFALISGFGTAAINVGYSYAHTASDLAVAAGVNPVSASLIAYVIVFASGGFLANVIYALYILFKNKSYDDFTKKGAGFAYFKAILTGALWFAALGLYGKSAALLGDLGTVIGWIVFLSLALVISNFWGIKTGEWKGFKKPLRVMNIGNAILLISVIIVGYANSLA from the coding sequence ATGATTTCAGGTTTCTTCGTACTCTTAGTCGCAAGTGGCTTCCAGGGAAGCTTTGGCTTGGGCATGAAAAACTACAGGCCATTTTCCTGGGAAGCGTTCTGGGTCGTATTTTCCGTGATCGGTATCTTGTGCTTTCCCATCCTGTGGACATCCCTTGAGGTGCCCCACTTCGCCACATACATCTGGGCGACGCCTTCCAGCGTGCTCTGGGTCGCCGCGGCATGCGGTTTCCTGTGGGGCGTCAGCGCCATCTGGTACGGCAAGTCCATCGATTACATCGGCCTCTCGCTCACCGTGGGCATCAACACGGGCGTGGGCTGCTCTCTGGGCGCGCTCATCCCCCTGTTCATCCTCAACGACCTGCCGTCAACGAACTCGATGGTCATCCTCCTGCTCGGCATGGCCGTCATGCTCGTGGGTGTGGGCGTGATCACCAAGGCCGGTCTGCTCAAGGACAAGCAGGGCAAGACCGACGCCAGCGTGACCCTGAACGAGAAGTTCATGGTGGGTCTGCTCTTCGCCCTGATCTCGGGCTTTGGAACGGCTGCCATCAACGTGGGATATTCCTATGCGCACACGGCGAGCGACCTGGCCGTGGCCGCCGGGGTCAATCCCGTGAGCGCCAGCCTCATCGCCTACGTCATCGTTTTTGCCTCGGGCGGCTTCCTGGCCAACGTGATCTATGCCCTCTACATCCTTTTCAAGAACAAGTCGTACGATGATTTCACCAAAAAGGGCGCCGGGTTCGCCTACTTCAAGGCGATTCTGACCGGTGCCCTCTGGTTCGCCGCCCTTGGGCTCTACGGCAAGTCCGCCGCGTTGCTCGGCGATCTCGGAACGGTCATCGGCTGGATCGTGTTCCTGTCCCTGGCCCTGGTCATCAGCAACTTCTGGGGCATCAAGACCGGCGAGTGGAAGGGCTTCAAGAAGCCGTTGCGGGTGATGAACATCGGCAACGCCATCCTGCTTATATCCGTCATCATAGTCGGTTACGCCAACAGCCTCGCCTAA
- a CDS encoding ABC transporter substrate-binding protein produces the protein MKRLTILLFCVFAAVSAFAATAKAETSMKIAHATWVGYGPLYIASENGYFEKLGLDVELIIIEDESQYAAALASGNIDGLGNVLDREIIHYAKGTPETVILGMDESAGGDGIVASAEIKSLADLEGKTVALDKSSTSYFFFLTAIESAGLDEKNINITEMGASDAGAAFVAGRVDAAVTWEPWLTNANQREGGHVLVSSKDFPKTIVDVLVLRNDFIEKNPGAPLALTKAWNEAVAWYNEHPDEGNEIMGKAMGLDASEMADMASGVRFIGGSDNQDFFDKSKAGNIYEVAARAAKFWEEKGIIDAGTDIDALITDQYVKEATQ, from the coding sequence GTGAAACGCCTGACAATACTTCTGTTCTGCGTGTTCGCCGCGGTGTCCGCTTTCGCCGCGACCGCAAAGGCTGAGACCTCGATGAAAATCGCCCATGCAACATGGGTTGGGTACGGACCGCTCTACATCGCCAGCGAAAACGGCTACTTCGAGAAGCTCGGCCTGGATGTTGAGCTCATAATCATCGAAGACGAATCGCAATACGCCGCCGCTCTTGCTTCCGGCAACATAGACGGCCTGGGCAACGTCCTCGACCGCGAGATCATCCACTACGCCAAAGGCACGCCCGAGACCGTCATCCTTGGCATGGACGAGTCCGCCGGTGGGGATGGCATCGTGGCGTCCGCCGAGATCAAGAGCCTCGCCGACCTCGAGGGCAAGACCGTTGCTCTGGACAAGTCGTCCACATCCTACTTCTTCTTCCTCACGGCCATCGAGTCCGCGGGCCTGGACGAGAAGAATATCAATATTACGGAGATGGGCGCATCCGACGCCGGCGCTGCATTCGTTGCCGGCAGGGTCGACGCCGCCGTGACCTGGGAGCCCTGGCTGACCAACGCGAATCAGCGTGAAGGCGGCCACGTCCTGGTTTCGTCCAAGGACTTCCCCAAGACCATTGTCGACGTGCTTGTGCTGCGCAACGACTTTATCGAGAAGAACCCTGGCGCCCCGCTGGCGTTGACCAAAGCCTGGAACGAGGCCGTGGCCTGGTACAACGAGCACCCTGACGAGGGCAACGAGATCATGGGTAAAGCCATGGGGCTGGATGCCTCCGAAATGGCCGATATGGCCTCAGGCGTGCGGTTCATCGGCGGCTCCGACAACCAGGACTTTTTTGATAAGTCCAAGGCCGGCAACATCTACGAAGTTGCCGCGCGCGCTGCAAAGTTCTGGGAGGAGAAGGGCATCATCGACGCAGGCACGGATATCGATGCGCTCATTACCGATCAATACGTGAAAGAAGCCACCCAATAG
- a CDS encoding UxaA family hydrolase produces the protein MIIGNGFVRKDGRKGIRNRVVVANLVKCSSHIAHEIAKDAGDDVHEISFNGCYPNEHANRMMRQLCTHPNVGGVIIVSLGCESFPRDSLYAAVKSSGRPVEMIVVQESGGTASSVAKGRAALSAMLEEIRQTPRAPMHLDELVVGTVCGGSDATSGVTANPAVGLFFDRFIAEGGTGVFEETGELIGCEETMRQRSVTPALGEAVVESVHKAARYYTIMGHGSFAPGNAEGGLTTQEEKSMGAYAKSGSCAISGIIKPGQIPAGKGLYLLDVVPDGEPRFGFPNLNDVTEILEMAACGCHLMLYTTGRGSVAGSAIIPTIKVCANPLTYRNLSNDMDVDAGRVLEGRGTLQEVGNEIFERVVAVAGGKPSKPEALGHREFDLPYKYFDVDEDTCANQCACS, from the coding sequence ATGATCATAGGTAACGGGTTTGTCCGCAAGGATGGCAGAAAGGGAATTCGCAATCGTGTCGTTGTCGCCAACCTGGTGAAGTGCTCGTCCCACATAGCGCATGAGATCGCCAAAGACGCCGGGGACGACGTCCACGAGATCAGCTTCAACGGCTGCTACCCGAACGAGCACGCCAATCGCATGATGCGTCAACTCTGCACCCACCCCAACGTGGGTGGGGTGATCATCGTTTCCCTGGGATGCGAGAGCTTCCCGCGGGACTCCCTTTACGCAGCCGTCAAGAGCTCCGGCCGGCCGGTGGAGATGATCGTGGTTCAGGAATCCGGCGGCACTGCCAGCAGCGTCGCCAAGGGGCGCGCCGCGCTCTCGGCCATGCTTGAAGAGATCCGGCAGACTCCCAGGGCGCCCATGCATCTGGACGAGCTGGTGGTGGGCACGGTCTGCGGCGGCTCCGACGCCACCAGCGGCGTCACGGCCAACCCGGCTGTGGGGCTGTTCTTCGACCGCTTCATCGCCGAAGGCGGCACGGGCGTCTTCGAGGAAACCGGCGAGCTCATCGGCTGTGAGGAGACCATGCGCCAGCGCAGTGTAACTCCGGCGCTGGGCGAGGCGGTTGTCGAGTCGGTGCACAAGGCCGCCCGGTACTACACCATCATGGGCCATGGCAGCTTCGCCCCGGGCAACGCCGAAGGCGGCCTGACCACCCAGGAGGAGAAGTCCATGGGGGCGTACGCCAAGAGTGGTTCCTGCGCCATCAGCGGCATCATCAAGCCCGGCCAGATACCTGCCGGCAAAGGGCTGTACCTGCTGGACGTGGTGCCGGACGGCGAGCCCCGCTTCGGGTTCCCGAACCTCAACGACGTTACGGAAATACTGGAGATGGCCGCCTGCGGCTGCCACCTGATGCTGTACACCACGGGGCGCGGCTCGGTAGCCGGCAGCGCCATCATCCCCACCATCAAGGTCTGCGCCAACCCACTGACATACCGAAACTTGTCGAATGACATGGATGTCGACGCCGGACGCGTGCTGGAGGGACGCGGCACACTCCAGGAGGTGGGAAACGAGATATTCGAGCGGGTGGTTGCCGTGGCTGGAGGGAAGCCTTCCAAGCCCGAGGCCCTGGGCCATCGCGAGTTCGATCTACCCTACAAGTACTTCGACGTGGATGAGGATACGTGCGCCAACCAGTGCGCGTGCTCGTGA
- a CDS encoding amidohydrolase family protein, with amino-acid sequence MRHITDVHVHVWDLSRFSLPWLDDVPALKKSISEDDYMRDMGQGPGWRIEKAVYVEVDVAPEQREQEAEYIARVCRDQESAFEAAVISADLALPEAARRLGAYRDHPCIRGVRHVLHVDSSLKGACLDTTFVRNVRILGEQGMLFEGCLRTSELSDLVQLAKQCPDTSVVLDHMGNVDPVSIAAKNPPPGQATYADQWKRDIEALGALSNVSCKISGLNVFGDWSSETLAPALEHCFDVFGEDRIMFASNYPVCQLSLGARPWVEALLSITAARSESFQEKLFSGNAARIYQLQR; translated from the coding sequence ATGAGACATATCACCGACGTACACGTACACGTCTGGGATCTGTCCAGGTTCTCTCTGCCCTGGCTGGACGACGTTCCCGCGCTGAAGAAGAGCATCAGCGAGGATGACTACATGCGGGATATGGGGCAGGGACCTGGCTGGCGAATCGAGAAGGCCGTTTATGTGGAAGTGGATGTGGCTCCGGAGCAGCGGGAGCAGGAGGCCGAGTACATCGCCCGGGTCTGCCGGGACCAAGAATCGGCCTTCGAGGCGGCGGTTATCTCGGCGGACCTGGCCTTGCCCGAGGCGGCCCGGCGGCTCGGCGCGTATCGCGACCATCCGTGCATCCGCGGCGTGCGCCATGTGCTGCACGTGGATTCGAGTCTCAAGGGAGCCTGCCTGGACACGACCTTTGTGCGCAACGTCCGCATACTGGGAGAGCAGGGCATGCTCTTCGAGGGCTGCCTGCGCACTTCCGAGCTGTCGGACCTTGTCCAGCTGGCAAAGCAGTGCCCGGACACGTCCGTTGTGCTGGACCACATGGGCAACGTGGACCCCGTGAGCATTGCCGCGAAGAACCCGCCCCCTGGGCAGGCCACCTATGCCGATCAGTGGAAGAGGGACATCGAGGCCCTGGGTGCGCTGTCCAACGTGAGCTGCAAGATCTCGGGCCTCAACGTGTTCGGCGACTGGAGCAGCGAAACCCTGGCCCCGGCTCTGGAGCATTGCTTCGATGTGTTCGGTGAGGACAGGATCATGTTCGCCTCCAACTACCCGGTCTGCCAGCTCTCTCTCGGAGCCCGGCCCTGGGTCGAGGCCCTGCTGTCCATCACGGCGGCGCGGTCCGAGTCCTTCCAGGAAAAACTCTTCTCCGGCAACGCTGCCCGGATCTATCAACTGCAACGATAA
- a CDS encoding UxaA family hydrolase: MLCLKIHEDDNIAIATQHLSPGKRVEMGGSEIEVRDDIAPFHKMALRRIGANEEIIRYGVPIGRSTQDIEPGAHVHLHNMKSSYIPTYLRSTNGFDATPCEVEEHDHR, translated from the coding sequence ATGCTTTGTCTCAAGATACATGAGGACGACAACATCGCCATAGCGACGCAGCATCTGAGCCCTGGAAAGCGTGTCGAGATGGGCGGGAGTGAAATTGAAGTGCGCGATGATATCGCACCGTTTCACAAGATGGCGCTCCGCAGAATTGGCGCGAACGAAGAGATCATCAGATATGGCGTACCGATCGGCAGAAGCACCCAGGACATAGAGCCAGGCGCCCATGTGCATCTTCACAACATGAAGAGCAGCTATATCCCGACGTATCTCAGAAGCACGAATGGATTCGACGCGACCCCGTGCGAGGTGGAAGAGCATGATCATAGGTAA